In Rahnella variigena, one DNA window encodes the following:
- the cutC gene encoding copper homeostasis protein CutC — translation MTKLEVCCYSVDCALTAELAGADRVELCASQADGGITPSYGTLKLAREKVTIPVHPIVRPRGGDFCYSQSEFDVLKSDIACIRDLGFPGLVVGMLDAEGHIDMPRMWEVMALCGDMAVTFHRAFDMCLNPKIALEQLTQLGVARILTSGQQQNAEVGLPMLRELNQLTRGPIIMAGAGVRLTNLQKFVDIGLTELHSSAGRQVPSSMRYRKAGVTMSSDTDFDEFSRYCVDGDIVAAMKRTLQFDDEISRSAWRNNSKV, via the coding sequence ATGACTAAATTAGAAGTGTGTTGTTACAGCGTAGACTGTGCGTTGACAGCAGAACTGGCCGGAGCCGATCGCGTCGAATTATGCGCGAGTCAGGCTGACGGTGGGATTACGCCGAGTTACGGTACCCTCAAACTGGCGAGGGAAAAAGTGACAATCCCGGTACATCCGATTGTACGCCCGAGGGGTGGTGACTTTTGCTACAGCCAGAGCGAATTTGATGTGCTGAAAAGTGACATCGCCTGCATTCGTGATCTCGGTTTTCCGGGACTGGTCGTAGGTATGCTGGATGCGGAAGGGCATATCGATATGCCAAGAATGTGGGAAGTCATGGCGCTGTGCGGCGATATGGCCGTGACATTCCATCGCGCGTTCGATATGTGTCTCAATCCGAAGATTGCGTTAGAGCAGTTGACTCAGTTAGGGGTGGCGCGCATTCTGACTTCCGGACAGCAACAAAATGCAGAAGTAGGTTTACCGATGCTTCGGGAACTCAACCAGCTGACGCGTGGTCCAATCATTATGGCTGGCGCGGGCGTGCGACTGACCAATCTGCAAAAGTTTGTGGATATCGGGCTGACTGAATTGCACAGCTCGGCCGGACGTCAGGTGCCTTCTTCTATGCGTTACCGCAAAGCCGGTGTCACGATGAGTTCTGACACGGACTTTGATGAATTCAGTCGTTATTGCGTGGACGGCGATATTGTTGCCGCAATGAAAAGAACATTGCAGTTCGACGATGAAATATCCCGCTCGGCGTGGCGTAATAACTCAAAAGTTTAA
- a CDS encoding acyltransferase family protein, protein MLDNNYHILWMIVAVALPVFIFNFKCFSFLDGDVKHVGRNYNIDALRYFLAAFVAMHHFSLTINFIKSGLWLYPSGHDLDAFIGNFAVCIFFMISAYLFWGRCSNDDTNWFKVLIGRLFRIGPMFLVSAILCWLLAYKFGVRNETTFFSERSTYHWFDMGLTDIRPDIFGFKDTRLLNAGVMWTLPYEWMFYFSLPALSLFVNKKNSIAVIFAVIFITFYFLKDIDKLSVALLAMFAMGALTYELKSKIKFEVHKIKMSMISSLLLVISGFLFIKQDSISLEASLVYACFFFSVCIGGNPFLALGTKGARRLGEISFSLYLLHGVVWYLFGRFMLKFDMTGHVFLYYILASLAFLISCLLSAFTYHFFEAKMISIGRKVQSRIF, encoded by the coding sequence ATGCTTGACAATAACTATCATATATTATGGATGATTGTTGCAGTGGCATTACCAGTGTTTATATTTAATTTTAAATGTTTTAGTTTTTTAGATGGAGATGTAAAGCACGTTGGTAGAAATTATAATATAGACGCGTTAAGATATTTTTTGGCTGCTTTTGTAGCAATGCATCATTTTTCTCTGACAATAAATTTTATAAAATCTGGCTTATGGCTATATCCTAGCGGACATGACCTTGATGCATTCATCGGGAACTTTGCAGTATGTATATTTTTTATGATTTCAGCATATCTTTTTTGGGGGAGATGCTCGAATGACGATACAAACTGGTTTAAGGTTCTCATTGGCAGACTATTTAGAATCGGGCCGATGTTTCTTGTTTCTGCAATATTATGTTGGTTGCTCGCCTACAAGTTTGGCGTGCGTAATGAAACAACCTTTTTTTCGGAGCGTTCTACCTATCATTGGTTTGATATGGGGTTAACGGACATAAGGCCTGATATTTTCGGATTTAAAGATACGCGTTTACTGAACGCAGGCGTGATGTGGACACTACCTTATGAATGGATGTTCTATTTTTCACTTCCAGCCTTATCACTATTTGTTAACAAAAAAAATTCTATCGCTGTGATTTTTGCGGTCATATTTATTACTTTTTATTTTCTAAAGGATATAGATAAATTATCAGTGGCGCTATTAGCGATGTTTGCAATGGGTGCTCTAACTTATGAATTGAAAAGTAAAATTAAATTTGAAGTTCATAAAATAAAAATGAGCATGATAAGTTCATTGCTTCTCGTTATTAGCGGGTTCCTTTTCATTAAACAGGATTCTATTTCACTAGAAGCTTCACTGGTGTATGCCTGCTTTTTCTTTTCTGTTTGTATTGGTGGGAACCCTTTTCTTGCACTGGGAACTAAAGGAGCAAGAAGACTAGGGGAGATTAGCTTTAGTTTATATCTCTTACATGGGGTCGTCTGGTACTTATTTGGTAGATTTATGCTCAAGTTTGATATGACAGGGCATGTTTTTTTATACTATATATTGGCAAGCTTAGCATTTTTAATTTCATGTCTTTTATCAGCTTTCACCTATCATTTTTTTGAAGCGAAGATGATTTCTATAGGAAGAAAAGTCCAGAGCAGAATTTTCTAA